A window of Phycodurus eques isolate BA_2022a chromosome 5, UOR_Pequ_1.1, whole genome shotgun sequence contains these coding sequences:
- the mon2 gene encoding protein MON2 homolog isoform X6, which produces MSTSSPEAVKKLLENMQTDLRSLSMECKKKFPPVKEAAESGIVKIKTIAARNTDILPALKENSSEVVQPFLMGCGTKEPKITQLCLAAIQRLMSHEVVSEAAAGNIINMLWQLMENGLEELKLLQTVLVLLTTNTVVHDEALSKAIVLCFRLHFTKDNITNNTAAATVRQVVTVVFERMVSEDERFKGIVEQPPPVQGNTNRRSVTTLRPSAKDAYMLFQDLCQLVNADAPYWLVGMTEMTRTFGLELLESVLNDFPGVFLQHQEFSFLLKERVCPLVIKLFSPNIKFRQGSSSAASPAPVEKPYFPICMRLLRVVSVLIKHFYSLLVTECEIFLSLLVKFLDGEKPQWLRAVAVESVHRLCVHPHLLRSFCQSYDMKQHSTKVFRDIVNALGSFIQSLFIVPNVGNASAVNAPAGGSASGPQGTAQSGAGPGGISGTLITQAAFEYRGIWIPLMTVSAQGSAKATYLEMLDKVEPPSIPEGYAMSVAFSALLDLVRGITTMIEKELAAEEEAAAESREAQPDLKWEPPPGTHLVWEEMVSACWCGLLAALSLLLDASTDETATENILKAELTMASLCGRLGLVTPRDAFITAICKASLPPHYALTVLSSNAANLSSKAYSIQGQSVQIISPSSESHQQVVAVGQPLSAQPQGTVVLTAKNIQCMRTLLNLAHCHGAVLGSSWQLVLATLQHLVWILGLKPSVGGALKPGRAVEGPSTVLTTAVMTDLPVISNILSRLFESSQYLDDVSLHHLINALCSLSLEAMEMAYGTNKEPSLFAIAKLLETGLVNMDRIEILWRPLTGHLLEVCQHPNSRMREWGAEALTALIKAGLDYKHEPPLSQNQRLQLLLLNPLKELSNVLHADIRQKQLESVLQILQSQGDSLGPGWPLVLGVIGAIRNDQGETLIRTAFQCLQLVVTDFLPTMPCMCLQIVVDVAGSFGLQNQELNISLTSIGLLWNISDYFFQRGEAITKELEREEEVQQKQAREKGETLNRPFHPAPPFDCLWLCLYAKLGELCVDPRPAVRKSAGQTLFSTIAAHGTLLHQPTWHIVVWKVLFHLLDCVRTSSTTADKEKIESGGGNILIHHSRDTAEKQWAETWVLTLAGVARIFNTRRYLLQKLGDFFKAWEVLLTHIQSASLSKNNEVSLAALKSFQEILQIVTPVRDSDKAGDAFAAMGVPPVLIDPLSASGPGRPLVRSDSLVERLTCYNGAELQAPPPGEESALVDLALWWSAWNTWYRTGTDSTRPPNGQTEKLSFIPSQPFLTALIQIFPALYQHIKANFSMEDLKKLGVILHGAVSVPISSDASPFILPSYTEAVLTSLQEAVLTALDVLQKAICVGPENLQVMYPAIFEQLLLFVEFSCKPPQYGRMETKHVANAKYNQIQLFAPAEWVALNYVPFAERSLEVLVELYHKTACHKAVINEKVLQSIIKTLRMPLGLKYACPSESTWKLAVSSLLKVLSIGLPVARQHSSSGKFDTMWPELANAFKDFLFTKSSSPDNLSIQEFQKNEAIDVEVVQLISTEILPFANFIPKDFVGQIMAMLNKGSIHSQSPSFTEAEIDVRMREEFSKVCFETLLQFSFSNKASTPQEGFISRMALSVLLKRSQDVLQRYVEDERLSGRCPLPRFTLNSSYNLL; this is translated from the exons ATGTCGACCAGCAGTCCCGAGGCGGTGAAGAAACtgctggagaacatgcaaaccgaCCTGCGCTCACTCTCCATGGAGTGCAAGAAGAAATTTCCCCCAGTCAAAGAG GCTGCCGAGTCTGGCATTGTGAAGATTAAGACAATTGCAGCCAGGAATACCGACATACTGCCTG CACTCAAGGAGAATAGCTCCGAAGTCGTGCAGCCTTTCCTGATGGGCTGCGGCACCAAAGAGCCCAAAATCACCCAACTGTGTCTGGCTGCCATCCAGAGGCTCATGTCCCACGAGGTGGTCTCTGAG gcggcggcgggcAACATCATCAACATGCTGTGGCAGCTGATGGAAAACGGTTTGGAGGAGCTGAAGCTTCTACAGACAGTGCTGGTGCTGCTCACTACGAACACAGTGGTCCACGACGAAGCACTTTCCAAG GCCATTGTGCTGTGTTTCCGTCTCCACTTCACCAAGGACAACATCACCAACAACACGGCGGCTGCCACCGTCCGGCAGGTAGTCACCGTGGTCTTCGAGCGGATGGTGTCTGAGGATGAGCGTTTCAAAG GTATTGTGGAGCAGCCTCCTCCTGTCCAGGGCAATACCAACAGGCGGTCTGTCACCACTTTGAGGCCCAGTGCAAAAGATGCATATATGCTCTTCCAG GACCTGTGCCAGCTGGTGAATGCCGACGCCCCCTACTGGCTGGTGGGGATGACGGAGATGACACGGACGTTTGGCCTGGAGCTGTTGGAGTCTGTCCTCAATGATTTCCCCGGCGTATTCCTACAG CACCAGGAGTTCAGTTTCTTGTTGAAGGAGCGTGTGTGTCCGCTCGTCATTAAGCTCTTCTCCCCTAATATCAAGTTCCGCCAGGGGAGCAGTAGCGCCGCCTCACCGGCCCCCGTGGAGAAGCCCTACTTCCCCATCTGTATGCGACTGCTGCGCGTGGTCTCGGTGCTCATCAAGCACTTCTACAGCCTGCTG gtaaCAGAGTGTGAGATATTCTTGTCTCTGCTTGTGAAGTTTTTGGATGGAGAAAAGCCTCAGTGGCTAAGAGCCGTGGCCGTAGAGTCGGTACACAGGCTGTGTGTACACCCACATTTATTACG TTCATTCTGCCAATCGTATGACATGAAGCAGCACTCCACCAAGGTGTTCAGAGACATCGTCAATGCCCTGGGCTCCTTTATCCAGTCCCTCTTCATCGTTCCTAATGTGGGCAATGCTTCAGCTGTCAACGCACCAgctg GTGGCTCGGCTTCAGGGCCCCAGGGCACGGCTCAGAGCGGTGCAGGCCCAGGAGGCATCAGTGGAACCCTGATTACCCAGGCTGCTTTTGAATACAGAGGCATCTGGATCCCCCTGATGACGGTCAGCGCCCAGGGCAGTGCCAAGGCCACCTA CCTGGAAATGCTGGACAAAGTGGAGCCGCCATCCATCCCTGAGGGTTATGCCATGTCAGTGGCCTTCAGCGCCCTGCTGGACCTGGTCCGAGGCATCACCACCATGATTGAAAAGGAGCTGGccgcggaggaggaggcggccgCTGAGTCCAGAGAGGCTCAGCCTGACCTCAAGTGGGAGCCGCCACCTG GAACTCATTTGGTGTGGGAGGAGATGGTCAGTGCCTGCTGGTGTGGTCTGCTCGCCGCCTTGTCACTGTTGCTTGACGCCAG CACTGACGAGACAGCCACGGAGAACATCCTGAAGGCCGAACTGACCATGGCCTCTCTATGCGGCCGCCTAGGCCTAGTGACTCCACGCGACGCCTTCATTACGGCCATCTGCAAGGCTTCGCTACCGCCGCACTACGCCCTGACCGTTCTCAGCAGCAACGCTGCCAACCTGTCCAGCAAAG CCTACTCAATCCAGGGCCAGAGTGTGCAGATCATCAGCCCCTCCAGCGAGTCTCATCAGCAGGTGGTGGCTGTTGGGCAGCCACTCAGCGCCCAGCCCCAAGGAACTGTTGTG CTAACGGCCAAGAACATTCAGTGCATGCGGACCCTCTTGAACCTGGCCCACTGCCATGGCGCCGTGCTGGGCTCCTCCTGGCAGCTGGTCCTGGCCACACTGCAG CACTTAGTGTGGATCCTGGGACTGAAGCCAAGTGTGGGGGGCGCCCTCAAACCTGGCAGAGCCGTGGAGGGACCAAGTACG GTGTTGACCACGGCTGTGATGACCGACTTGCCCGTCATATCGAACATTCTGTCCAGGCTTTTTGAGAGTTCCCA GTACCTGGATGATGTTTCCCTTCATCACTTGATCAACGCTCTGTGTTCTCTCTCGCTGGAAGCCATGGAAATGGCCTACGGGACCAACAAA GAGCCCTCCCTGTTCGCTATTGCCAAGCTGCTGGAGACTGGTCTGGTGAACATGGATCGTATAGAGATTCTGTGGAGGCCTCTTACTGGACACTTACTGGAG GTCTGTCAGCACCCGAACTCCAGGATGAGGGAGTGGGGGGCTGAGGCGTTGACGGCTCTCATCAAAGCTGGCCTGGACTACAAGCACGAGCCGCCGCTAAGCCAGAACCAG CGACTGCAGCTTCTGCTGCTAAACCCCCTGAAGGAGTTGTCCAACGTTCTGCACGCAGACATCCGACAGAAGCAGCTGGAGAGTGTCTTGCAAATCCTCCAGAGCCAGGGGGACAGTCTGGGCCCCGGCTGGCCCCTCGTCTTGGGGGTCATAGGAGCTATCCGCAATGATCAAGG CGAGACGTTGATCCGAACAGCCTTCCAGTGCCTGCAGTTGGTGGTGACAGATTTCCTACCAACCATGCCTTGCATGTGCCTCCAGATTGTAGTGGATGTCGCCGGAAGTTTTGGCCTGCAGAACCAGGAGCTCAACATTAGCCTCACCTCTATCGGTCTACTG TGGAATATTTCAGACTACTTCTTCCAAAGGGGTGAAGCCATCACAAAGGAGTTGGAGAGGGAGGAGGAAGTCCAGCAAAAGCAGGCCAGGGAGAAAGGAGAGACCCTGAACAGGCCCTTCCACCCAGCCCCTCCCTTTGACTGCCTGTGGCTGTGCTTGTATGCCAAGTTAGGCGAGCTGTGTGTGGATCCAAGGCCCGCTGTGCGTAAAAGCGCCGGGCAGACGTTGTTTTCCACTATCGCTGCGCATGGGACCTTGCTGCATCAGCCAACGTGGCATATTGTGGTCTGGAAG GTGTTGTTCCACTTGCTGGACTGCGTCCGGACGTCGTCCACCACAGCAGACAAGGAGAAGATAGAGTCCGGCGGCGGGAACATCCTTATTCACCACTCACGTGACACAGCAGAGAAACAGTGGGCCGAGACCTGGGTGCTGACCTTGGCTGGGGTTGCCCGCATTTTCAATACCAGGCGCTACCTCCTCCAAAAGTTAG GCGACTTCTTCAAGGCCTGGGAGGTTCTCCTGACCCACATCCAGTCGGCCTCACTCAGCAAGAACAATGAAGTGTCCCTAGCTGCCCTCAAGAGCTTTCAAGAGATCCTGCAAATCGTTACACCTGTGAGAGACTCTGACAAAGCAGGCGACGCATTCGCCGCTATGGGGGTCCCACCAGTCCTCATCGATCCCCTCTCGGCCTCTGGTCCCGGCAGACCGCTGGTGCGTTCCGATTCACTCGTGGAGCGGCTGACGTGCTACAACGGCGCCGAGCTGCAGGCTCCTCCTCCGGGGGAGGAGTCGGCCTTGGTGGACTTAGCGTTGTGGTGGTCCGCGTGGAACACGTGGTACCGGACGGGAACGGACAGCACCAGGCCACCTAATGGCCAGACGGAGAAGCTCTCCTTTATCCCCAGCCAGCCCTTCCTCACAGCGCTCATCCAGATTTTCCCTGCGCTGTACCAGCACATCAAGGCCAACTTCAGCATGGAGGACCTGAAGAAACTGGGGGTCATTCTCCACGGAGCTGTGTCGGTGCCCATCAGCAGCGACGCCTCCCCCTTCATCCTGCCCTCCTACACCGAGGCCGTGCTCACCAGCCTGCAGGAAGCTGTGCTCACTGCTCTGGATGTTTTGCAGAAg GCCATCTGTGTGGGCCCAGAGAACCTGCAGGTCATGTACCCGGCCATCTTTGAACAGCTGCTACTCTTCGTGGAGTTCTCCTGCAAGCCTCCGCAGTACGGCAGGATGGAAACCAAACACGTGGCCAATGCCAAATACAACCAG ATCCAGCTCTTTGCGCCG GCAGAGTGGGTTGCCTTAAACTACGTGCCCTTTGCTGAGCGCTCGCTGGAAGTGCTGGTGGAGCTGTACCATAAAACAGCATGCCACAAGGCAGTCATCAACGAGAAGGTCCTGCAGAGCATCATCAAG ACACTGAGAATGCCTCTGGGTTTGAAGTATGCTTGTCCGTCCGAGAGCACCTGGAAGCTGGCCGTCTCCTCCCTGCTCAAGGTTCTGTCCATCGGGCTGCCAGTGGCCCGCCAGCACTCCTCCTCTGGGAAGTTTGACACCATGTGGCCCGAGCTGGCCAACGCCTTCAAAGACTTTCTTTTTACTAAAAG CTCGTCTCCAGATAACTTGTCCATTCAGGAATTTCAGAAGAATGAAGCCATTGACGTGGAG GTGGTCCAGCTGATCAGCACGGAAATTTTACCTTTTGCCAATTTCATCCCCAAAGATTTTGTGGGTCAGATCATGGCTATGCTCAACAAAGGCTCCATCCACTCACAGTCGCCTTCATTCACAG AGGCCGAGATCGACGTGCGCATGCGGGAGGAGTTTTCCAAGGTGTGCTTTGAGACACTGCTGCAGTTCTCCTTCAGCAACAAGGCATCCACGCCGCAGGAGGGCTTCATCTCGCGCATGGCGCTCTCTGTGCTCCTCAAAAGGTCCCAGGATGTCCTGCAGCGCTACGTCGAGGATGAGCGCCTGAGCGGACGTTGCCCCCTGCCCAGGTTCACACTCAACTCCTCATACAACCTCTTGTGA
- the mon2 gene encoding protein MON2 homolog isoform X2 produces the protein MSTSSPEAVKKLLENMQTDLRSLSMECKKKFPPVKEAAESGIVKIKTIAARNTDILPALKENSSEVVQPFLMGCGTKEPKITQLCLAAIQRLMSHEVVSEAAAGNIINMLWQLMENGLEELKLLQTVLVLLTTNTVVHDEALSKAIVLCFRLHFTKDNITNNTAAATVRQVVTVVFERMVSEDERFKGIVEQPPPVQGNTNRRSVTTLRPSAKDAYMLFQDLCQLVNADAPYWLVGMTEMTRTFGLELLESVLNDFPGVFLQHQEFSFLLKERVCPLVIKLFSPNIKFRQGSSSAASPAPVEKPYFPICMRLLRVVSVLIKHFYSLLVTECEIFLSLLVKFLDGEKPQWLRAVAVESVHRLCVHPHLLRSFCQSYDMKQHSTKVFRDIVNALGSFIQSLFIVPNVGNASAVNAPAGGSASGPQGTAQSGAGPGGISGTLITQAAFEYRGIWIPLMTVSAQGSAKATYLEMLDKVEPPSIPEGYAMSVAFSALLDLVRGITTMIEKELAAEEEAAAESREAQPDLKWEPPPGTHLVWEEMVSACWCGLLAALSLLLDASTDETATENILKAELTMASLCGRLGLVTPRDAFITAICKASLPPHYALTVLSSNAANLSSKAYSIQGQSVQIISPSSESHQQVVAVGQPLSAQPQGTVVLTAKNIQCMRTLLNLAHCHGAVLGSSWQLVLATLQHLVWILGLKPSVGGALKPGRAVEGPSTVLTTAVMTDLPVISNILSRLFESSQYLDDVSLHHLINALCSLSLEAMEMAYGTNKEPSLFAIAKLLETGLVNMDRIEILWRPLTGHLLEVCQHPNSRMREWGAEALTALIKAGLDYKHEPPLSQNQRLQLLLLNPLKELSNVLHADIRQKQLESVLQILQSQGDSLGPGWPLVLGVIGAIRNDQGETLIRTAFQCLQLVVTDFLPTMPCMCLQIVVDVAGSFGLQNQELNISLTSIGLLWNISDYFFQRGEAITKELEREEEVQQKQAREKGETLNRPFHPAPPFDCLWLCLYAKLGELCVDPRPAVRKSAGQTLFSTIAAHGTLLHQPTWHIVVWKVLFHLLDCVRTSSTTADKEKIESGGGNILIHHSRDTAEKQWAETWVLTLAGVARIFNTRRYLLQKLGDFFKAWEVLLTHIQSASLSKNNEVSLAALKSFQEILQIVTPVRDSDKAGDAFAAMGVPPVLIDPLSASGPGRPLVRSDSLVERLTCYNGAELQAPPPGEESALVDLALWWSAWNTWYRTGTDSTRPPNGQTEKLSFIPSQPFLTALIQIFPALYQHIKANFSMEDLKKLGVILHGAVSVPISSDASPFILPSYTEAVLTSLQEAVLTALDVLQKAICVGPENLQVMYPAIFEQLLLFVEFSCKPPQYGRMETKHVANAKYNQIQLFAPAEWVALNYVPFAERSLEVLVELYHKTACHKAVINEKVLQSIIKTLRMPLGLKYACPSESTWKLAVSSLLKVLSIGLPVARQHSSSGKFDTMWPELANAFKDFLFTKSSSPDNLSIQEFQKNEAIDVEVVQLISTEILPFANFIPKDFVGQIMAMLNKGSIHSQSPSFTEAEIDVRMREEFSKVCFETLLQFSFSNKASTPQEGFISRMALSVLLKRSQDVLQRYVEDERLSGRCPLPRQQVTEIIFVLKAISTLMDSLKKTQPENVDDNTWAQVIALYPTLVECITCSSSEVSSALKEALGPFKDFMQPPISRFHNGDS, from the exons ATGTCGACCAGCAGTCCCGAGGCGGTGAAGAAACtgctggagaacatgcaaaccgaCCTGCGCTCACTCTCCATGGAGTGCAAGAAGAAATTTCCCCCAGTCAAAGAG GCTGCCGAGTCTGGCATTGTGAAGATTAAGACAATTGCAGCCAGGAATACCGACATACTGCCTG CACTCAAGGAGAATAGCTCCGAAGTCGTGCAGCCTTTCCTGATGGGCTGCGGCACCAAAGAGCCCAAAATCACCCAACTGTGTCTGGCTGCCATCCAGAGGCTCATGTCCCACGAGGTGGTCTCTGAG gcggcggcgggcAACATCATCAACATGCTGTGGCAGCTGATGGAAAACGGTTTGGAGGAGCTGAAGCTTCTACAGACAGTGCTGGTGCTGCTCACTACGAACACAGTGGTCCACGACGAAGCACTTTCCAAG GCCATTGTGCTGTGTTTCCGTCTCCACTTCACCAAGGACAACATCACCAACAACACGGCGGCTGCCACCGTCCGGCAGGTAGTCACCGTGGTCTTCGAGCGGATGGTGTCTGAGGATGAGCGTTTCAAAG GTATTGTGGAGCAGCCTCCTCCTGTCCAGGGCAATACCAACAGGCGGTCTGTCACCACTTTGAGGCCCAGTGCAAAAGATGCATATATGCTCTTCCAG GACCTGTGCCAGCTGGTGAATGCCGACGCCCCCTACTGGCTGGTGGGGATGACGGAGATGACACGGACGTTTGGCCTGGAGCTGTTGGAGTCTGTCCTCAATGATTTCCCCGGCGTATTCCTACAG CACCAGGAGTTCAGTTTCTTGTTGAAGGAGCGTGTGTGTCCGCTCGTCATTAAGCTCTTCTCCCCTAATATCAAGTTCCGCCAGGGGAGCAGTAGCGCCGCCTCACCGGCCCCCGTGGAGAAGCCCTACTTCCCCATCTGTATGCGACTGCTGCGCGTGGTCTCGGTGCTCATCAAGCACTTCTACAGCCTGCTG gtaaCAGAGTGTGAGATATTCTTGTCTCTGCTTGTGAAGTTTTTGGATGGAGAAAAGCCTCAGTGGCTAAGAGCCGTGGCCGTAGAGTCGGTACACAGGCTGTGTGTACACCCACATTTATTACG TTCATTCTGCCAATCGTATGACATGAAGCAGCACTCCACCAAGGTGTTCAGAGACATCGTCAATGCCCTGGGCTCCTTTATCCAGTCCCTCTTCATCGTTCCTAATGTGGGCAATGCTTCAGCTGTCAACGCACCAgctg GTGGCTCGGCTTCAGGGCCCCAGGGCACGGCTCAGAGCGGTGCAGGCCCAGGAGGCATCAGTGGAACCCTGATTACCCAGGCTGCTTTTGAATACAGAGGCATCTGGATCCCCCTGATGACGGTCAGCGCCCAGGGCAGTGCCAAGGCCACCTA CCTGGAAATGCTGGACAAAGTGGAGCCGCCATCCATCCCTGAGGGTTATGCCATGTCAGTGGCCTTCAGCGCCCTGCTGGACCTGGTCCGAGGCATCACCACCATGATTGAAAAGGAGCTGGccgcggaggaggaggcggccgCTGAGTCCAGAGAGGCTCAGCCTGACCTCAAGTGGGAGCCGCCACCTG GAACTCATTTGGTGTGGGAGGAGATGGTCAGTGCCTGCTGGTGTGGTCTGCTCGCCGCCTTGTCACTGTTGCTTGACGCCAG CACTGACGAGACAGCCACGGAGAACATCCTGAAGGCCGAACTGACCATGGCCTCTCTATGCGGCCGCCTAGGCCTAGTGACTCCACGCGACGCCTTCATTACGGCCATCTGCAAGGCTTCGCTACCGCCGCACTACGCCCTGACCGTTCTCAGCAGCAACGCTGCCAACCTGTCCAGCAAAG CCTACTCAATCCAGGGCCAGAGTGTGCAGATCATCAGCCCCTCCAGCGAGTCTCATCAGCAGGTGGTGGCTGTTGGGCAGCCACTCAGCGCCCAGCCCCAAGGAACTGTTGTG CTAACGGCCAAGAACATTCAGTGCATGCGGACCCTCTTGAACCTGGCCCACTGCCATGGCGCCGTGCTGGGCTCCTCCTGGCAGCTGGTCCTGGCCACACTGCAG CACTTAGTGTGGATCCTGGGACTGAAGCCAAGTGTGGGGGGCGCCCTCAAACCTGGCAGAGCCGTGGAGGGACCAAGTACG GTGTTGACCACGGCTGTGATGACCGACTTGCCCGTCATATCGAACATTCTGTCCAGGCTTTTTGAGAGTTCCCA GTACCTGGATGATGTTTCCCTTCATCACTTGATCAACGCTCTGTGTTCTCTCTCGCTGGAAGCCATGGAAATGGCCTACGGGACCAACAAA GAGCCCTCCCTGTTCGCTATTGCCAAGCTGCTGGAGACTGGTCTGGTGAACATGGATCGTATAGAGATTCTGTGGAGGCCTCTTACTGGACACTTACTGGAG GTCTGTCAGCACCCGAACTCCAGGATGAGGGAGTGGGGGGCTGAGGCGTTGACGGCTCTCATCAAAGCTGGCCTGGACTACAAGCACGAGCCGCCGCTAAGCCAGAACCAG CGACTGCAGCTTCTGCTGCTAAACCCCCTGAAGGAGTTGTCCAACGTTCTGCACGCAGACATCCGACAGAAGCAGCTGGAGAGTGTCTTGCAAATCCTCCAGAGCCAGGGGGACAGTCTGGGCCCCGGCTGGCCCCTCGTCTTGGGGGTCATAGGAGCTATCCGCAATGATCAAGG CGAGACGTTGATCCGAACAGCCTTCCAGTGCCTGCAGTTGGTGGTGACAGATTTCCTACCAACCATGCCTTGCATGTGCCTCCAGATTGTAGTGGATGTCGCCGGAAGTTTTGGCCTGCAGAACCAGGAGCTCAACATTAGCCTCACCTCTATCGGTCTACTG TGGAATATTTCAGACTACTTCTTCCAAAGGGGTGAAGCCATCACAAAGGAGTTGGAGAGGGAGGAGGAAGTCCAGCAAAAGCAGGCCAGGGAGAAAGGAGAGACCCTGAACAGGCCCTTCCACCCAGCCCCTCCCTTTGACTGCCTGTGGCTGTGCTTGTATGCCAAGTTAGGCGAGCTGTGTGTGGATCCAAGGCCCGCTGTGCGTAAAAGCGCCGGGCAGACGTTGTTTTCCACTATCGCTGCGCATGGGACCTTGCTGCATCAGCCAACGTGGCATATTGTGGTCTGGAAG GTGTTGTTCCACTTGCTGGACTGCGTCCGGACGTCGTCCACCACAGCAGACAAGGAGAAGATAGAGTCCGGCGGCGGGAACATCCTTATTCACCACTCACGTGACACAGCAGAGAAACAGTGGGCCGAGACCTGGGTGCTGACCTTGGCTGGGGTTGCCCGCATTTTCAATACCAGGCGCTACCTCCTCCAAAAGTTAG GCGACTTCTTCAAGGCCTGGGAGGTTCTCCTGACCCACATCCAGTCGGCCTCACTCAGCAAGAACAATGAAGTGTCCCTAGCTGCCCTCAAGAGCTTTCAAGAGATCCTGCAAATCGTTACACCTGTGAGAGACTCTGACAAAGCAGGCGACGCATTCGCCGCTATGGGGGTCCCACCAGTCCTCATCGATCCCCTCTCGGCCTCTGGTCCCGGCAGACCGCTGGTGCGTTCCGATTCACTCGTGGAGCGGCTGACGTGCTACAACGGCGCCGAGCTGCAGGCTCCTCCTCCGGGGGAGGAGTCGGCCTTGGTGGACTTAGCGTTGTGGTGGTCCGCGTGGAACACGTGGTACCGGACGGGAACGGACAGCACCAGGCCACCTAATGGCCAGACGGAGAAGCTCTCCTTTATCCCCAGCCAGCCCTTCCTCACAGCGCTCATCCAGATTTTCCCTGCGCTGTACCAGCACATCAAGGCCAACTTCAGCATGGAGGACCTGAAGAAACTGGGGGTCATTCTCCACGGAGCTGTGTCGGTGCCCATCAGCAGCGACGCCTCCCCCTTCATCCTGCCCTCCTACACCGAGGCCGTGCTCACCAGCCTGCAGGAAGCTGTGCTCACTGCTCTGGATGTTTTGCAGAAg GCCATCTGTGTGGGCCCAGAGAACCTGCAGGTCATGTACCCGGCCATCTTTGAACAGCTGCTACTCTTCGTGGAGTTCTCCTGCAAGCCTCCGCAGTACGGCAGGATGGAAACCAAACACGTGGCCAATGCCAAATACAACCAG ATCCAGCTCTTTGCGCCG GCAGAGTGGGTTGCCTTAAACTACGTGCCCTTTGCTGAGCGCTCGCTGGAAGTGCTGGTGGAGCTGTACCATAAAACAGCATGCCACAAGGCAGTCATCAACGAGAAGGTCCTGCAGAGCATCATCAAG ACACTGAGAATGCCTCTGGGTTTGAAGTATGCTTGTCCGTCCGAGAGCACCTGGAAGCTGGCCGTCTCCTCCCTGCTCAAGGTTCTGTCCATCGGGCTGCCAGTGGCCCGCCAGCACTCCTCCTCTGGGAAGTTTGACACCATGTGGCCCGAGCTGGCCAACGCCTTCAAAGACTTTCTTTTTACTAAAAG CTCGTCTCCAGATAACTTGTCCATTCAGGAATTTCAGAAGAATGAAGCCATTGACGTGGAG GTGGTCCAGCTGATCAGCACGGAAATTTTACCTTTTGCCAATTTCATCCCCAAAGATTTTGTGGGTCAGATCATGGCTATGCTCAACAAAGGCTCCATCCACTCACAGTCGCCTTCATTCACAG AGGCCGAGATCGACGTGCGCATGCGGGAGGAGTTTTCCAAGGTGTGCTTTGAGACACTGCTGCAGTTCTCCTTCAGCAACAAGGCATCCACGCCGCAGGAGGGCTTCATCTCGCGCATGGCGCTCTCTGTGCTCCTCAAAAGGTCCCAGGATGTCCTGCAGCGCTACGTCGAGGATGAGCGCCTGAGCGGACGTTGCCCCCTGCCCAG